The following proteins are encoded in a genomic region of Thioclava nitratireducens:
- the gpmI gene encoding 2,3-bisphosphoglycerate-independent phosphoglycerate mutase: protein MTRPKPVVLCILDGFGERKEREGNAPLLADTPNLDRVLWNNPAKSTLVTFGPDVGLPSGQMGNSEVGHTNIGAGRVVAMDLGQIDLAIEDGSFFENQAILSFIDTMKESGGRAHLMGVISDGGVHGHIEHTLAAAKMVSEAGVPVLIHAITDGRDVAPDSAKSFVSDLCDRLPKGCTVVTVDGRYYAMDRDNRWDRVGLAYDAMINGKGQGADTPVAAVEASYDKDEMDEFIKPTVIGDYEGAKDGDGFFCLNFRADRAREILRAIGEPDFSEFETGTRPKWVALLGMVEYSDKHNAYMKTAYPKREIVNTLGEWISKQGLSQFHLAETEKYPHVTFFLNGGKEEPWEGEDRYMPKSPKVATYDLQPEMSAPEVTDKFVEAIETGYDLIIVNYANPDMVGHTGSLKAAIAAVEEIDHDIGRVVEALEAAGGAMIITADHGNCETMIDPETGGPHTAHTTNLVPVSLVGGPEGAKLRDGRLADLAPTLLDLMQIDQPEEMTGKSLIVS from the coding sequence ATGACCCGCCCGAAACCCGTCGTCCTGTGCATTCTCGATGGCTTTGGCGAGCGAAAGGAGCGCGAAGGCAACGCGCCCTTGCTGGCCGACACCCCGAACCTCGACCGTGTCCTGTGGAACAACCCGGCGAAATCGACGCTGGTGACCTTCGGCCCCGATGTCGGTCTGCCGAGCGGTCAGATGGGCAATTCCGAGGTCGGCCACACCAATATCGGCGCGGGACGGGTGGTGGCGATGGATCTGGGCCAGATTGATCTGGCGATCGAGGATGGCTCTTTCTTCGAGAACCAGGCGATCTTGTCCTTCATCGACACGATGAAAGAGAGCGGCGGGCGCGCGCATCTGATGGGCGTCATCTCGGATGGTGGTGTGCACGGCCATATCGAACATACGCTCGCTGCAGCGAAAATGGTCTCGGAGGCAGGCGTCCCCGTGCTGATCCACGCGATCACCGACGGGCGCGATGTCGCCCCCGATAGCGCGAAGTCCTTCGTTTCGGATCTTTGCGACCGGCTTCCCAAAGGCTGCACCGTCGTCACCGTCGATGGCCGCTATTACGCGATGGACCGCGACAACCGCTGGGACCGCGTCGGCCTTGCCTATGACGCGATGATCAACGGCAAAGGGCAGGGGGCAGACACCCCCGTGGCCGCGGTCGAAGCCAGCTACGACAAGGACGAGATGGACGAATTCATCAAGCCCACCGTGATTGGCGATTACGAGGGCGCAAAGGATGGCGATGGCTTCTTCTGCCTCAACTTCCGCGCCGACCGCGCGCGCGAAATCCTGCGCGCGATCGGCGAGCCGGACTTCTCGGAATTCGAGACGGGAACGCGTCCGAAATGGGTGGCGCTGCTGGGGATGGTCGAGTATTCCGACAAGCATAACGCCTATATGAAGACCGCCTATCCGAAGCGCGAAATCGTCAACACGCTCGGAGAGTGGATATCAAAACAAGGGCTTAGCCAATTCCACTTGGCGGAGACAGAGAAATATCCGCACGTCACCTTCTTCCTCAACGGCGGCAAGGAAGAGCCGTGGGAAGGCGAAGACCGCTACATGCCGAAATCGCCCAAGGTCGCGACCTATGACCTGCAGCCCGAGATGAGCGCGCCGGAAGTCACCGACAAGTTCGTCGAGGCGATCGAGACCGGGTACGACCTGATCATCGTGAACTACGCCAATCCCGATATGGTCGGGCATACCGGCTCGCTGAAAGCCGCGATCGCTGCGGTGGAAGAGATCGACCACGATATCGGCCGCGTCGTCGAGGCGCTGGAGGCTGCGGGCGGCGCGATGATCATCACCGCCGATCACGGCAATTGCGAAACCATGATCGATCCGGAAACCGGCGGTCCGCACACCGCGCATACGACGAACCTCGTGCCGGTCTCTCTGGTTGGCGGGCCGGAGGGCGCCAAGCTGCGCGACGGGCGGCTTGCGGATCTCGCGCCGACGCTACTGGACCTGATGCAGATCGACCAACCCGAAGAAATGACCGGAAAGAGCCTGATCGTATCGTGA
- the nadC gene encoding carboxylating nicotinate-nucleotide diphosphorylase, with product MLPDLLIEPIVRAALVEDLSPMGDATTKAVIPAGKTYSARLKAREDGVASGMQVAAMAFRLIDPTLRVSILIADGKPCQAGETLLTVDGSAASILMAERVALNFAGRLSGIATKTASFVAKTEGTKARITCTRKTTPGLRALEKAAVTHGGGFNHRYGLSDAILIKDNHIAAAGSVRAVLEAAKAARSHMMRIELEVDTLRQMEEALKIGGADVILLDNMDSAELRAAVALNAGRVVLEASGNMTLERIAEVAATGVDYISSGALTHSARTLDLGLDF from the coding sequence GCGACGCGACGACGAAGGCGGTGATTCCGGCGGGCAAGACCTATTCCGCGCGACTGAAAGCGCGGGAAGATGGCGTCGCTTCAGGGATGCAGGTCGCGGCGATGGCGTTTCGACTGATCGATCCGACGTTGCGCGTCTCGATACTGATCGCGGATGGTAAACCGTGCCAAGCCGGGGAGACCTTGCTGACGGTCGATGGCTCGGCCGCCTCGATCCTGATGGCGGAGCGGGTGGCGCTGAATTTCGCGGGACGCCTCAGCGGGATTGCCACGAAAACCGCGAGCTTCGTCGCGAAAACCGAAGGCACGAAGGCGCGTATCACTTGCACCCGGAAGACCACCCCGGGTCTACGCGCGCTCGAGAAAGCAGCGGTGACCCATGGTGGCGGTTTCAACCATCGTTACGGCCTGTCGGACGCGATCCTGATCAAGGATAACCATATTGCGGCCGCCGGGAGCGTGCGCGCGGTGCTCGAAGCGGCGAAAGCGGCGCGCAGTCACATGATGCGGATCGAGCTGGAAGTCGACACGCTGCGCCAGATGGAAGAGGCGCTGAAAATCGGTGGCGCCGATGTCATCCTGCTCGACAATATGGACAGCGCGGAGCTGCGTGCGGCCGTGGCGCTTAATGCGGGCCGCGTCGTACTGGAAGCCTCGGGGAACATGACGCTCGAGCGGATTGCCGAAGTGGCAGCGACCGGCGTGGATTACATCTCTTCCGGTGCGCTCACCCATTCGGCGCGGACGCTCGATCTGGGCCTCGATTTCTAA
- the rsfS gene encoding ribosome silencing factor: MNTRAVNAEATSEEILARVISSLEDDKAEDIVTIDLRGRSSIGDYMVVCSGRSTRQVSAIAENLTERLKHEFDRACKVEGKDQGDWVLIDSSDVIVHVFRPEVREFYQLEKMWMPAGAPV, from the coding sequence ATGAATACACGGGCCGTCAACGCCGAAGCGACGAGCGAAGAAATCCTCGCGCGCGTCATCTCTTCCCTCGAAGACGACAAGGCCGAAGATATCGTGACCATCGACCTGCGCGGTCGGTCCTCGATCGGCGACTATATGGTTGTCTGTTCCGGGCGCAGCACGCGTCAGGTCAGCGCCATAGCCGAAAACCTGACCGAGCGGCTGAAGCACGAATTCGACCGGGCTTGCAAAGTCGAGGGCAAGGATCAGGGCGACTGGGTGCTGATCGACAGCTCCGACGTCATCGTTCACGTCTTCCGCCCGGAAGTGCGCGAGTTTTATCAGCTGGAAAAGATGTGGATGCCTGCGGGCGCCCCCGTCTGA
- a CDS encoding murein hydrolase activator EnvC family protein has product MIRAALAALLISAGPLWADGSGDAALKASADLRKAITALDAAQSKSDRIAALTKTIHAYEQGLSALRDGLRRAAIREREIKQGFDAKREELGSLLAVMSTMQQSDGPLLLLHPSGPEGSARSGMVLSSVAPALQDEAQKLSVHLEEIATLRKLQENARETLEKGMVSVTKARTALSEAISERREKLPQRYLEEPEELTALVQSADTLEGFATGLSDMENDIGPPRGDFAGAKGTLNLPVIGSVLRGFNEPDAAGIKRPGLVIASEPGSLVTTPWAATIRYRGPLLDYGNVMVLEPADGYLLVLAGLGTVYGEVGDVLPKGTPIGLMGGIQPGAKEFGKEFVQAATDGAGADRSETLYLELREGGKPVDPTPWFIQTKDDKG; this is encoded by the coding sequence GTGATCCGCGCCGCACTCGCAGCTCTTCTGATCTCGGCCGGGCCGCTTTGGGCGGACGGATCGGGCGACGCCGCACTCAAGGCCTCGGCCGATCTGCGCAAAGCGATCACCGCGCTCGACGCGGCGCAGTCGAAGTCGGATCGCATTGCAGCACTAACGAAAACGATCCATGCCTATGAACAAGGGCTGAGCGCGCTGCGCGACGGGTTGCGCCGCGCAGCGATCCGCGAGCGCGAGATCAAGCAAGGCTTCGACGCGAAACGCGAAGAGCTTGGCAGTTTGCTGGCGGTCATGTCGACCATGCAGCAATCCGACGGGCCGCTGCTGCTGCTGCATCCGTCCGGTCCCGAAGGCTCGGCGCGGTCCGGGATGGTACTGTCCTCGGTCGCGCCCGCCTTGCAGGACGAGGCGCAGAAGCTGAGCGTCCACCTTGAGGAAATTGCGACCCTGCGCAAACTGCAGGAAAACGCGCGCGAGACGCTCGAAAAGGGGATGGTCTCGGTGACCAAGGCCCGCACAGCGCTATCGGAGGCCATTTCCGAGCGCCGCGAAAAGCTGCCGCAGCGCTATCTCGAGGAACCCGAGGAGCTGACCGCCCTGGTGCAAAGCGCCGATACGCTCGAAGGCTTCGCGACCGGGTTGAGCGATATGGAAAACGATATCGGTCCGCCGCGCGGAGATTTCGCGGGCGCAAAGGGCACGCTGAACTTGCCGGTTATCGGCTCGGTGCTGCGTGGCTTCAACGAACCGGATGCGGCAGGGATCAAACGTCCCGGCCTCGTGATTGCCAGTGAGCCGGGATCTCTGGTCACGACGCCTTGGGCTGCGACGATCCGATACCGCGGTCCCTTGCTCGACTACGGAAATGTGATGGTCCTCGAACCCGCAGATGGATATCTTCTGGTTCTTGCGGGCCTCGGAACCGTCTATGGTGAGGTCGGAGACGTGCTGCCAAAGGGCACGCCCATCGGCTTGATGGGCGGAATTCAGCCGGGAGCGAAGGAATTCGGCAAGGAATTCGTGCAGGCGGCGACAGATGGCGCTGGTGCAGATCGCAGCGAGACGCTTTATTTGGAACTGAGAGAGGGCGGCAAGCCCGTGGACCCGACGCCGTGGTTCATCCAGACAAAAGACGACAAGGGTTGA
- a CDS encoding mechanosensitive ion channel family protein produces the protein MDFANGDIVKILSSIWAQIEIFLNSMVLPSRLWQFGIIAACFALAHLGRIWLAPKVDDWGRRRELSTRQLRWLILLRKRLRGFLFIVFAWASVFVLEATKGFYSWRFLVVLAATLVTAWLVVGLVARLIRNALLRGIVRWGAWIWVTLYYLGLWDETVRLLNGTAVEFGDFRITAYGVLKALVLTTILLSVARIISGQTSARLRTNEDISPSMSELVIKVMQVLLYGAALFIGIKAVGFDLTGLAVLSGAIGVGLGFGLQKVVSNLVSGVIILLDKSIKPGDVISLGETFGWINSLGARYVSVVTRDGKEYLIPNEDLITGQVVNWSHSNEFVRIDLPFGTSYHDDPHLVRKLAVEAAQSVNRVLKNRPTVCHVTGFGNSSVDYLLRFWITDPVEGLTNVRGQVFLALWDTFKANGISIPFPQREVRVLEGSQLDLQQAPETHSENSPQEN, from the coding sequence ATGGATTTCGCGAACGGGGACATCGTCAAGATTTTGAGTTCGATCTGGGCGCAGATCGAAATCTTCCTCAATTCTATGGTCTTGCCCTCGCGGCTCTGGCAATTCGGGATCATCGCAGCGTGTTTTGCGCTGGCCCATCTCGGGCGCATCTGGCTCGCGCCGAAAGTCGACGACTGGGGGCGGAGGCGTGAGCTCTCGACCCGTCAGCTTCGCTGGCTGATCCTGCTCCGGAAGCGTCTGCGCGGATTTCTCTTCATTGTGTTCGCATGGGCGTCGGTGTTCGTGCTCGAGGCAACCAAGGGTTTTTATTCCTGGCGCTTCCTCGTGGTGCTGGCCGCCACGCTCGTCACGGCATGGCTCGTCGTCGGCCTCGTCGCGCGGCTGATCCGAAATGCGCTCCTGCGCGGTATCGTGCGCTGGGGCGCGTGGATCTGGGTCACGCTCTATTACCTCGGGCTTTGGGACGAAACGGTGCGGCTCTTGAACGGGACCGCGGTCGAATTCGGTGATTTCCGCATCACGGCCTACGGGGTTCTCAAGGCACTGGTGCTGACGACGATCCTTCTGTCGGTGGCGCGGATCATCTCTGGGCAGACCTCGGCGCGGCTGCGGACCAACGAGGATATCAGCCCGTCGATGTCGGAGCTGGTCATCAAGGTGATGCAGGTTCTGCTTTACGGCGCGGCGCTGTTCATCGGGATCAAGGCGGTAGGCTTCGACCTGACCGGGCTTGCGGTTCTGTCCGGTGCGATCGGCGTGGGCCTTGGCTTCGGTCTGCAGAAAGTCGTGTCAAACCTCGTCTCGGGCGTGATCATCCTGCTGGATAAATCGATCAAGCCCGGCGACGTGATCAGCCTTGGCGAAACCTTCGGCTGGATCAATTCGCTGGGCGCGCGCTATGTCTCGGTCGTCACGCGCGACGGCAAGGAATACCTGATCCCGAATGAAGACCTGATCACGGGGCAGGTGGTCAACTGGTCCCATTCCAACGAATTCGTCCGGATCGACCTGCCCTTCGGCACCTCCTATCACGACGACCCGCATCTGGTGCGCAAGCTCGCGGTGGAGGCCGCGCAATCGGTGAACCGCGTCCTGAAGAACCGCCCGACGGTTTGCCACGTGACCGGTTTCGGCAACAGTTCGGTCGATTACCTCCTGCGCTTCTGGATCACCGACCCGGTCGAGGGACTGACCAATGTGCGCGGCCAAGTGTTTCTCGCGCTCTGGGATACGTTCAAGGCGAACGGCATTTCGATCCCGTTCCCGCAGCGCGAAGTGCGCGTGCTCGAAGGGTCACAGCTTGACTTGCAACAGGCTCCGGAAACGCATAGCGAAAATTCGCCGCAGGAAAATTGA
- a CDS encoding RNA pyrophosphohydrolase, whose translation MTPEEIVKLPYRRNVGVVLMNPAGLVFAGQRIDNPGPAWQMPQGGIDKGEKPKEAALRELEEETGVNPDLVEIVAKTSGWVRYDLPHDLVPKIWNGRWRGQEQKWFLMRFLGSDDQVRIDTDHPEFSVWQWMPFDELVEKIVPFKRSVYEAVRAEFRDYLG comes from the coding sequence ATGACTCCCGAAGAAATCGTTAAACTTCCTTACCGCCGCAATGTCGGCGTCGTTCTGATGAACCCCGCGGGCCTCGTCTTCGCGGGCCAGCGCATCGACAATCCTGGACCGGCCTGGCAGATGCCGCAGGGCGGGATCGACAAGGGTGAAAAGCCGAAAGAAGCCGCACTGCGCGAGTTGGAAGAAGAAACCGGGGTGAACCCCGATCTCGTCGAAATCGTCGCGAAAACCTCCGGTTGGGTACGCTACGACCTGCCGCACGATCTTGTGCCGAAAATCTGGAACGGTCGCTGGCGCGGGCAGGAGCAGAAATGGTTCCTGATGCGCTTCCTCGGCTCCGACGATCAGGTGCGCATCGACACCGACCATCCCGAATTCTCGGTCTGGCAGTGGATGCCCTTCGACGAACTGGTCGAGAAGATCGTCCCCTTCAAACGCTCGGTCTACGAGGCCGTTCGCGCCGAATTCAGAGACTATCTCGGCTGA
- a CDS encoding S41 family peptidase, whose amino-acid sequence MKKFMMAAVGGTLAGALLSTQVAAPLMAEETKRNETVYQQLDLFGDIFEKIRQDYVEPVDSKKLIEAAINGMLSSLDPHSSYLPPSDYSDMRVQTRGSFGGLGIEVTQEDGFVKVVSPMDGTPAAEAGIQSGDFITAVDGESLMGIPLDQAVDKMRGPVGSDITVTIVREGEQDPFDVTLTRDTIKLTAVKGRHDGDTVILRITTFNDQTFPNLESSIKEQVKEVGGMDKVDGFIIDLRNNPGGLLTQAIKTADAFLDKGEIVSTRGRNPQDSERFNATAGDMADGKPIVVLINGGSASASEIVTGALQDHHRAIVVGTKSFGKGSVQTVMPIQGEGAMRLTTARYYTPSGRSIQSLGIAPDVVVPQPDQPKSQDKAAAEGDNARKMTSEADLKGAITNDSMTEDEKKQAEDERAKAEEAAKRRMEDFQMSYAIDLIKGLSAIAPEAKADTASTQQAEAPSADSKTDTQQN is encoded by the coding sequence ATGAAAAAGTTCATGATGGCAGCGGTTGGCGGGACGCTTGCGGGCGCGCTTCTGTCCACGCAAGTCGCGGCGCCGCTGATGGCCGAGGAAACGAAACGCAACGAAACCGTCTACCAGCAGCTGGACCTGTTCGGCGACATCTTCGAGAAGATCCGCCAGGACTATGTCGAGCCGGTCGATAGCAAGAAGCTGATCGAAGCCGCAATCAACGGCATGCTCAGCTCTCTCGACCCGCATTCCAGCTACCTGCCGCCTTCCGATTACAGCGATATGCGCGTGCAGACGCGCGGTTCGTTCGGCGGTCTCGGTATCGAGGTCACGCAGGAAGACGGCTTCGTGAAGGTGGTTTCGCCGATGGACGGCACGCCCGCGGCCGAAGCCGGCATTCAGTCCGGCGATTTCATCACCGCGGTCGATGGCGAGTCCCTGATGGGTATCCCGCTCGATCAGGCAGTCGACAAGATGCGTGGGCCGGTCGGCTCGGACATCACCGTGACCATCGTCCGCGAAGGCGAGCAGGATCCGTTCGACGTCACGCTGACCCGCGACACGATCAAGCTGACCGCCGTGAAGGGGCGCCATGACGGCGATACCGTCATTCTGCGCATCACCACCTTCAACGACCAGACCTTCCCGAACCTCGAATCCTCGATCAAGGAGCAGGTGAAAGAGGTCGGCGGCATGGACAAGGTCGACGGCTTCATCATCGACCTGCGCAACAACCCCGGCGGTCTTCTGACGCAGGCGATCAAGACGGCGGATGCGTTCCTCGACAAGGGTGAGATCGTCTCCACCCGCGGTCGGAACCCGCAGGATAGCGAGCGCTTCAACGCGACCGCGGGCGACATGGCCGACGGCAAGCCGATCGTCGTGCTGATCAACGGCGGCTCGGCGTCGGCTTCGGAAATCGTGACCGGCGCGCTGCAGGATCATCACCGCGCGATCGTCGTCGGCACCAAGAGCTTCGGGAAAGGCTCGGTCCAGACGGTCATGCCGATCCAGGGCGAGGGCGCGATGCGTCTGACCACCGCGCGCTACTACACGCCGTCGGGTCGTTCGATTCAGTCGCTGGGCATTGCTCCCGACGTTGTCGTGCCGCAGCCCGATCAGCCGAAATCGCAGGATAAGGCGGCCGCTGAAGGCGACAACGCCCGCAAGATGACCTCCGAGGCCGATCTGAAAGGTGCAATCACCAACGACTCGATGACCGAGGACGAGAAGAAACAGGCCGAGGACGAGCGCGCGAAAGCCGAAGAGGCCGCGAAGCGCCGGATGGAAGATTTCCAGATGTCCTACGCGATTGACCTGATCAAAGGCCTCTCGGCCATCGCGCCGGAAGCCAAGGCTGACACCGCGTCGACGCAGCAAGCCGAAGCGCCGAGCGCCGACAGCAAAACCGACACGCAGCAGAATTGA
- the rlmH gene encoding 23S rRNA (pseudouridine(1915)-N(3))-methyltransferase RlmH, with translation MKITICAVGRLRKGPERELIDDYLKRFEKSGRAFGLGPASVVEVEDKKGLGQGAEAELLSRAIPEGSVIVTLDERGSLISSPEFATKLQGWRDQSRDVAFVIGGADGIDRALRSRAEFSISFGKMVWPHMLARVMLTEQIYRAGQIIAGTPYHRV, from the coding sequence ATGAAGATCACGATCTGCGCGGTGGGCCGCTTGCGCAAGGGGCCCGAGCGCGAGCTGATCGACGACTACCTGAAACGCTTCGAGAAATCCGGGCGCGCCTTCGGGCTCGGCCCGGCTTCCGTCGTCGAGGTCGAAGACAAGAAAGGCTTGGGGCAGGGCGCGGAAGCAGAGTTGCTCAGCCGCGCCATTCCCGAGGGATCGGTCATCGTCACCCTCGACGAACGCGGCAGCCTGATCTCATCGCCGGAATTCGCCACGAAACTGCAAGGCTGGCGCGATCAGTCGCGCGACGTGGCTTTCGTGATCGGCGGTGCGGACGGGATCGACCGGGCCCTGCGCAGCCGCGCCGAGTTTTCCATCTCCTTCGGCAAGATGGTCTGGCCGCATATGCTGGCCCGCGTCATGCTGACCGAACAGATTTACCGCGCCGGACAGATCATCGCCGGCACACCCTATCACCGCGTCTGA
- a CDS encoding class I SAM-dependent methyltransferase has translation MLLGFQRTRHISGTARKAWEDGDRGPAFEEVETRNEEIFRGALAEVFTEYLPLRKTLEETGRRPTHVVDIGCGQGLNDALLIKDYDCAVTLIDIEETPEQYHFWSDTGAGYASLDAAAAFLRDNGARAVETLNPVKQPDALDGVTGDLVTSLISCGFHYPIGDYLDLMMRVIRDGGAVVLDLRRRYMEKPDAALASLLEVTRQTEILSYEKKARRFMFQA, from the coding sequence ATGCTACTAGGATTCCAGCGCACCCGCCACATTTCCGGCACTGCGCGAAAGGCTTGGGAAGACGGTGACAGGGGGCCCGCGTTCGAAGAAGTCGAGACCCGCAACGAGGAGATCTTTCGCGGCGCGCTCGCCGAGGTCTTCACCGAGTATCTACCGCTGCGCAAGACGCTCGAGGAAACCGGCCGCCGTCCGACCCATGTGGTCGACATCGGCTGTGGGCAGGGGCTCAACGACGCATTGCTGATCAAGGATTACGATTGCGCCGTGACCCTGATCGATATCGAGGAAACCCCGGAGCAATATCATTTCTGGAGCGATACCGGTGCAGGCTATGCCTCGCTCGACGCCGCAGCGGCGTTCCTGCGCGACAATGGCGCCCGCGCGGTCGAGACACTCAACCCGGTCAAGCAGCCTGATGCGCTGGACGGAGTCACGGGCGATCTTGTCACCAGCCTGATTTCCTGCGGCTTCCATTATCCGATCGGCGATTATCTCGACCTGATGATGCGGGTGATCCGGGACGGTGGGGCTGTCGTGCTGGACCTGCGTCGGCGCTATATGGAAAAGCCCGACGCGGCGCTCGCCTCGCTGCTCGAGGTCACGCGACAGACCGAGATACTCAGCTACGAGAAGAAGGCCCGGCGGTTCATGTTCCAGGCCTGA